The Pseudorasbora parva isolate DD20220531a chromosome 19, ASM2467924v1, whole genome shotgun sequence genomic sequence GAGCAtggacccgatcgggcatttgGTGGAATCTTCTCCTCGAGAAGCACACCAGGCGATGAAGAGGTTTTACTTCGAAGCGTAGGCCCGTCTTGTGGACGAGGCCCTAGCTGAAGTGATAGTGGCAACCACCGGTGGTGGTAGGCCACTCAAACCTACAGCGTCCCGTcgaggagccacacgtggaggttccagaGGTCGGGAGGCGGGTGCCATACGGTGCTCCCTCTCTGAGAAAGGAGGTCAACAATGATGTCATCACTCACAgagattcttgatatctgaatCACTAGTTCACTAGTTAAACATTACAAGCCATATTACaaatagtattttatatttgaaaatgtataaaaggaAATCTGGGGGAGCCAGTTTGAATGGGTCTGGTGCAGCTTATACAATTTGTTATCTATAATTTGCAGATGCTATGCTTAAGTTTGTAAGTAGATGAGATGCTGGATTATCTGCCAGTACAAGCACTGACCTAGATGATcaacatccagcctcagccagtactagcacagacccagtacAGCCAGATTCATCAACAGTAAAGCCGTCTTCAGCAAGTACTTAAGATTCTATAGAAAATAATCTTcaataaatattgtttgtttgaaccTCATTCTTTGACTGTTTTGTTCAAAAGAGGGAGGATTGTATTGGGAGCACTAAGGTGTCAGGTGTAACTGCATGGCAATGGCAAATGGTTTACATAGCTCACTGGTCAGGTAGGAGGGCCCCTTAGCAGAATTTTGCTTAGGGCCCCAGGGAGGTCAGGATCAGCTCtggtgccagtcatataatggtgtgaataggtaacaattctatgagagcaaaacaaacaaaccaaaaaaaacatgcttagaaaaCATggatctcttgtctcagggggatatgagggaggaaagcacaatcatttgaatatactccagggtttctactgatacaaagccatatcctaatcgctgaagtaaccatttataagacgcacgcatattcgttcagctgcatttccttagTTCTCTTtccgcccttttgcgcgtctcttactcactcactcactcactcacactcggTGCGTTGCATTCGACCATAAATcttaaacaagttttattgcattttggcgcatttagtgtgacatagcttttaaaaccagagcagttgaataacagagttgtgatacgccttcatcacgcggcagcgcgcgTGGTCACAACGCTCTCAAtagttctaaacaaaccagcgctgTGTCAATTAATACAGACCAGTGTTCCCAACGGGGATCCCGTGTAAAAGGTGCTGGGACACACTTACactgcggttcatctcacatttGATGacacatctttaatatgggttgtaacttgaaaataatgctttatgtaggctatgtttctgtcgatggatacacgtgctgactcctcagTTACTACAACagcaataataaaagaaaaacgtgggcaaaacagtctctctttgtaaactttgttcattGCAAGCGAGTGCTGCCAtacgtccgaatatgaccagtcttTTTCGCCTTCATCACCCGCGTgtagccagaagacgcgaatgaaaAGATTTGACTCTGTGTGctcgtcccaaagcgcgcacacgtctcacagcgcgcaaatattgagttatctttcaaatcctgttcttgaacggacaaactcactcaaaaggtatgtcaaaatgtcatagcctactctgtatatgccttaagtgaactttatacagaaaatacgatGACTATccttgggtcttaaaggggcagtagcctttactgctgtctgtttaatgtcaaacaaaaatatagacatcactcactgctcttgattgaatagcttttgtaagtttaataaggatttttttttatttaaacagttaaatatgccgttattttacatttgattactttatttcaTTTCTCTACCGAAAAAACTAAtattagacctacctgaaaaacctgaaaagcttatctttgctcaatagtatttatttgtgctgctgcttgtatttaagttatttgttcttattttctttattttcatttgacagtagccccttttcccctgaacatagcaaataccgaactgtactgaaacgtgaacctaaaaccgtgatacaaagcgAACCATGATCAATCTGTACAGTTACACCTTTAGTGTAACTTATGCGAGCGGGTGCAACAAAATTtagaaaaatttcaaagggtgccatgactgaaaaaaggttggaaaACACTGGAATagacaacagcttcactatacaggtatttgcagcaatttttggtaaacagtacagcattgATAATtatcaataaatcaatcaatcaatcattatCAATCGCGGCAACGGCCTCTTCGAGGGGGGGGGGGAAGAGACTCAAATCCCTTTTCCTTCGCACCGTTGACAGTTGGGAGCGCTGGGGAAAACGAAGACTTAGCGCAAGCAGAATAGGGCGACTTCCATGACTTCGTTAGTTCGTCATGAACTTCGGGAAAGAAAGGCGCAGGCTTCTGGGGAGCAGAGAAGTGGCTACTTTCGAGGAACCACTCATCCAGTCTGCTGCACGTTGGCTCTTCAGGCTGGGACCACTCGAGCCCGAGGTCTCCCACGGCCTTTGTGAGCACGCGGATAAGCTCCGCGTCAATGCTGGTCTTGGAGCTCGCGGCAGTCTGGGTTTGAAACGGGGGGCTCCGAGACAGATTCTGACCACACGCTGCCAGACGCGGCTGTCGAGAGGCTGTCTTCCTCCTACTCTGGCGACATTCCACCGAATGATACTGAACAGGCCGCTGCTGAGGAGGGGCGCTGTCCTTCCTGGGTGAAGGTTACTGGCGAGGGCGAGGCACACGGGGAAACGTCCGGCGTGCAGTCGCTCTGGGCTAAGGGCGGGACTGGGTCGAAGGAGGCGAGGCGAGCCTAAAGGGACTGCAGTGCCATCTCGTCGCATTCGGGGCAGCCGCCTCTGGAGAGCGCGAGCTGCGCGTGGTCCCGTCCAAGACACATCACGCAGATGATGTGACGGTTGCCATTGGAGAGAGGTGCTCTGCACGAGCCGCAGGAAATGCGAGGCATTTGAAACAACGCCTCGCGCTCTTTTAGAAAGAAAGGATACGGCACCGGATGGTGTAGCTGGAACTGCAAGGAAGAAGGCTGAGAAATCCGGCGTCCTCACTGCTGCGGGTTCCGCTGTGGTGCTTGATTCGACGGCGGTTGCTTCTTCTTCCAGAGGTCAGCGAAGGTGttgctgaaggagataaaatctgacacctatggccaAACAGGGTCTTTTATAGCcacctgtatgcaaatataagcccCCTTTTCCGGCGGGCTCTCTGGAgcgcccccattggttcgttcctctcagccgcctcaccataggttcctgcagttgccgcggcctggccaatcagagcgtgCCTCGCGCCTGGCTATTGCCATGCAGCTGCACTGCACTTTACATggataactttattaataaagttttgcttcatattctcgagaaaaggagtttttcccatacgcaatacgaGTAACCTCTCGATAAGGGAACCATGGGGTCACATGTTCACAATGTCAATAGGGTGTCCTAACATTTTCACATGACTTTACATCAACACATTATTCTGTATTTGAGATATTGCTTACTTGTTAACTGATAATATTATTTATCTtactatgtaaatatatcttatatatttaaatagtccCATGACTTGGGCTGATTGTTTCCCATTTTGTAGATATCAGGGGCACATTGGTTCTTCTTTAATTGTGGGAGGTGTGGATATTAATGGCCCACAACTCTACAGTATCTACCCTCATGGTTCATATGATAAGCTTCCTTTCCTTACCATGGGTAATGTATCACCTTTCCCTTTCtttgaataaataatttcagatttttttttctttcacctGCACTTATTTAGCAAAACTATATATTTCAGGGTCTGGTGCAGCTTCTGCCATTTCTATATTTGAAGATCGATACAAGCCAAACATGGAGGTCAGACAACTGTTTTTCACATTCTTATCGATATTTTCCAATATGGTATTGCATATTTGCTGTCTAGGGACCCCTGAGGGCCCAAAGAGGTAGTTACTTGATACTctagaacaaacctcattggttcttgcagaagctccaAAATGCTGGCATGACACACCTGAACCTCAATGGTTTTAAAGAATAGTTTTAAATAACAGAACAGCACAGCATAAAACTATTGATATTTtatcaaaacattttattttttgaaaaacattcataaatatatCCAGTTGTTGCATCCTGTTTCAGAACATTTTTAAGGAATTGTATTCCTGTTTTCTATTACAATCtgcaatactattacaataTGCTTCTTACCCACAATGTGAtctttttttgttcatttcCACTCCCCAAACACACATTCTGTATTTGTTCTTGTCAAATCCACACCTACATAAACTCTTGGGGATAAGCTGGAGGAAGCAAAGCAGTTGGTGAAAGAAGCCATCACTGCAGGCATCTTCTGCGATCTGGGTTCTGGCAGCAATGTAGACCTATGTGTGATTACAGAGAAAGCTGTAGATTATCTGAGGGGATATGACCAGCCTGTTCGGAAAGGACTGAGGTAAAATACCAGTATAATCTGGAAGACTACAGTACCATTATCTAATTCTTCATTCTTTACAAATgatttcttgtgtgtgtgtgtgtgtgtgtgtgtgtgtgtgtgtgtgtgtgtgtgtgtgtgtgtgtgtgtgtgtgtgtgtgtgtgtgtgtgtgtgtgtgagcctgtttatgtggtttatgagggcacaaatttgtataactacatgggtattacactggtattacactataaatgtggtttatgaggacatatcaaatgtcctcataattcaaatggccttaaaaacatactaaatgatggttttttgagaaagtaaaaatgcagaatgtttcctgtgatgggtaggtttaggggcaggggcagtgtaaggggatagaaaatacggtttgtacagtataaaaaccattacgcctatggagagtccctgtaaaccacatagaccaacgtgtgtgtgtgtgtgtgtgtgtgtgtgtgtgtgtgtgtgtgtgtgtgtgtgtgtgtgtgtgtgtgtgtgtgtgtgtgtgtgtgtgtgtgtctgcctgcctgtctgtctgtctgacttgGGTTTTCCAGAAGGCAGGATTACCTCCAACTCTCGATTGCTTACCTTTCTTACTCAGTTATCAGTTTTAAAACATGGCCAGTAGTATGTTCAGTTAACTTAAAAGTATGTTAattgtgaacacacacacatacaggaaGGTGCATCCCAGTATAGAGCTCTGCACTGATGACTATTTTTGTAGGCCGGTCCAGAAGTTAACATCTGGTTCACTTAACAGAAATCCAGTAGGATTTTTCCTTGACTTTTGTGGATTATTGCAGAAAATGAACTCTGTGTCATTttcacccaaaattaaaattctgtcatcatttactcaacttTAAGTTGCTCTAAGCCTGTATGAGACGTAATTCAAGAGCTCTCTGACCTCTCCATAGATAGcttattaattttttaaaaattaattaacactttcaaggcccaaaTAGGTAGTAAaaactttgtttaaaataaaattaaggttgaacaaCTGCAGTCTCAccattttaacaatgttttactGACTTTctggccttgaaagtgttaattaaatagctgtctatggagagATCAGAGAGGACTTAGATTTAATTTCTGTTCTGtaattttatcaataaaatttGAAACGTAGAGTTTTCCAAGTGACTAAAACTTACAGCTTCATTATTAGTAGAGAGACGCTggcaggtagaattaattcactCGCAATATAATGCATTAACCTCCCACCTCCCattcaaaaaaacaaatttgACTTTAGTATGATGGAACCGGAAGTGCTTAATTGGTAACTAATTTCTgggttttggcctacaaaaatgTCATCCCTCACTAGTCACTTGTGAACTATTCTATgccattttttaatgaaactagTGCCAGATTTTTGGggttaaaaaactactgtcaggttTACTAAAAACTTGCAATGAATATGAAGTGATAAAAAGGCACGGACGGCtaaccttattgcatatgcaagTTTCCAGACGCAAATTTTGGGAGgaatattaattaattcatgcaAAATGATTAACTAAGGTCTGCAGTAGCCAATTTGCTGGTATTtgcaacattattttaaaataaaagcatttgaGCGTTGTTTCTCTGATGGCGACCCATTTTTTACTGTATGGTTTTTACTTGATCTCGGATATACATTTGTAGACATTTTAATAAcccatttttataataataaagaagAGTTGTAGATAATAGCCTCTTAACAACCTGCAAGCTCCCCATAAAATAATAAGGATTGTAGGGCATCAACCCCCACAATTTCAACTGAGGGTGACTGGAATGCGATTTTAACCAAGCAAAAAACTTGCTCTGGATACCAGTGTGAGTGTGGTTGTGTTCCCTCTGAAAATTCCAAAAACAAGTAAGTTACAGTgcagtatttattttacttatttaaaaaaaaagaaggaaatcTGACACTTCATGCACACAACTGTCACAGATTTAATTACTTATACTGGAGGGGCTATCAGACTGTTGAATGACAAAATAACTTTATACAATTTTTACACGAAACAGTAGAGTAAATAGTGCAAAATACATCATTTGGGGCACAACTTTctcaaaataagtaaaaaattaaataaacacgCAACAATAATTCAGCAAATATATTAATGTGGCTACTTACTTATGTGGCTGAAGGTTACCTCAGTTTTTGGAAGTGAATGTTAAGGCAGTCTATTTACTTATACCACATAAACTTATgcataacctgctttctggaatataTACATAATCAACTCTCTTCCTAATCAACTCTTATTAACCCTCACAACTTTACAACTGTACATATTTATTCATAAAGTATCTTAAGattcaaaaacattttctctcttctttctaaTGCACTAGGGAGGGTACGTACAGATACAAGCCAGGAACTACTGCTGTGCTCACAAAAACAGTGATTCCATTAACACTGGATGTTGTGGGTGAATCTGTCCAAGTGATGGACACTGAATGAGAATATATTTGCATTTCTTTACACTCTTGCCTTCACTCTTTGATGATATGGGATATGTGCAGGCTATAGTTTTCCTTCGTAGATAAAAATGGAAATCTATGTCACATTTTTAGAAGTAGCCATATTCTTTAGGATGTTTTCCAATTATTCATTAATTTGCATTTGAGCTGCTCAAGACtgttttgcaaaaatgtaaaatattgaaAAGTGTGTTTCCTTATACCTGTCCTTAACACATATAAAATAGTTCCATATcaaatttaataaaatttaaGATAGAAAATATTAAAGAGtgttgtttttgtcattttcagAGTGGATTTTTTCAAAAACCTATCAAGCTATATTCATTTGTTAAATGCAAAGGCAATATTAACCATAAATAGATTGATAATTTTATAAAAGCTTTATAACCCAATATTTTAACATGATGGGAAATCTGTATTTTTCACAAATTGATTAGGCTACTACCACATTCAAAATGATCAGACATattttagaaagaaaaaaacttcatgccttttaattttttacagtaagtGAAAGCATGAGAATTATTCTTGGTCACAATTGTTATCGGTAGGAAACTACAAATCAGTCCATTTAATTTTGATCAGTTGCTGAACCCATGCTGGAATGTGTAGTAAGCCAGCATCTTTTACTGCCCATGCCCAATTTCGTGTAGACGATATAATGATTCACAAGCTTGGAAGCTATGGAATGTCAAAGCTGCCAATATTAAAGCTaagtaaatacataaataaatatattaaaaaaaagagcaaaaataaataaatagcaatCGAGCTCAGAGTTTCACTCTTTCTGTGATGAAGGACTTGGATAAGTATAAGGCCAAAATCTTATATCATGGTTTAAGTCATATCACCCTAACTGTAGCCTACTGTGTTGTAAAATGTCCGGGGCTAACAAACATGAATAGAATCTTCAACAGATCTGATAACAGGGACTCTGAAATTGAAGCACTTGATATTTTCTCACAGAAAGGAAGCTGCGCACATATAGGGTACAGTGAAGTCCACGCAAGCATATTGATTAATGCATTTGAAACGAGAACATGTTTTTCTATTAAGCGGTGGTAGTCTTTAGCCTACTTTCATAAACTCATGTCCAGGGGCAACCTTATTAAAAGTATGAACttcattttaatccaaaaataggCATGATGGAATCAATGAAGTGATAGGCTATGTTTGATATGTTTAATTAAACTAAAACAGACAGCAGGTGGCAGCAAGTTACTGTCGTAATGAGTGAGTTCAGTCCATTTGTTTGATTCCTTAAAGTTGTCatgaactatttaaaaaaaaaaaaaaattatactgtgtCTGACAActaagtatgtgtgtgtttttttccattcaaaaacattataactaataagtaataggctattttctacactggttttgaggctctctccaaaacgttGGGTGGCAatgctgcactggagacttggaagtaaaagcccacggctaggattggataagattagcACATTTAATGAGCTtgaaggacaactccggcgaattttaagtttatcttgatcgttatatctttgtgagtacagtctatagaaaaaaaacgaaccggattg encodes the following:
- the psmb10 gene encoding proteasome subunit beta type-10 — protein: MLNTSTKTPFGGFSFENTRRNAVLEANLSEKGYSAPNARKTGTTIAGLIFKDGVILGADTRATDDMVVADKNCMKIHFIAPKIYCCGAGVAADAEVTTQMMSSNVELHSLSTGRPPLVAMVTRQLKQMLFRYQGHIGSSLIVGGVDINGPQLYSIYPHGSYDKLPFLTMGSGAASAISIFEDRYKPNMELEEAKQLVKEAITAGIFCDLGSGSNVDLCVITEKAVDYLRGYDQPVRKGLREGTYRYKPGTTAVLTKTVIPLTLDVVGESVQVMDTE